From the genome of Capricornis sumatraensis isolate serow.1 chromosome 17, serow.2, whole genome shotgun sequence, one region includes:
- the MAB21L2 gene encoding protein mab-21-like 2 — translation MIAAQAKLVYQLNKYYTERCQARKAAIAKTIREVCKVVSDVLKEVEVQEPRFISSLSEIDARYEGLEVISPTEFEVVLYLNQMGVFNFVDDGSLPGCAVLKLSDGRKRSMSLWVEFITASGYLSARKIRSRFQTLVAQAVDKCSYRDVVKMIADTSEVKLRIRERYVVQITPAFKCTGIWPRSAAQWPMPHIPWPGPNRVAEVKAEGFNLLSKECYSLTGKQSSAESDAWVLQFGEAENRLLMGGCRNKCLSVLKTLRDRHLELPGQPLNNYHMKTLLLYECEKHPRETDWDEACLGDRLNGILLQLISCLQCRRCPHYFLPNLDLFQGKPHSALESAAKQTWRLAREILTNPKSLDKL, via the coding sequence ATGATCGCCGCCCAGGCCAAGCTGGTTTACCAGCTCAATAAATACTACACCGAGCGCTGCCAGGCGCGCAAGGCAGCCATCGCCAAGACCATCCGAGAGGTCTGTAAGGTGGTCTCGGACGTGCTCAAGGAGGTGGAGGTGCAGGAGCCTCGCTTCATCAGCTCCCTGAGCGAGATCGATGCCCGCTACGAGGGTCTGGAGGTCATCTCGCCCACGGAATTCGAGGTGGTGCTCTACCTAAACCAGATGGGCGTCTTCAACTTCGTGGACGACGGCTCGCTGCCCGGCTGTGCGGTGCTCAAACTGAGCGATGGGCGGAAGCGGAGCATGTCTCTCTGGGTCGAGTTCATCACGGCGTCCGGCTACCTCTCGGCACGCAAGATCCGCTCCCGTTTCCAGacgctggtggctcaggcggtggACAAGTGCAGCTACCGGGATGTGGTCAAGATGATCGCGGATACCAGCGAGGTCAAGTTGCGCATCAGGGAGCGCTACGTGGTGCAAATCACTCCCGCGTTCAAGTGCACCGGTATCTGGCCCCGCAGCGCGGCACAGTGGCCGATGCCCCACATCCCCTGGCCTGGCCCCAATCGGGTGGCGGAGGTCAAGGCCGAAGGGTTCAACTTGCTCTCTAAGGAGTGCTACTCGCTGACCGGCAAGCAGAGCTCCGCCGAGAGCGACGCCTGGGTGCTCCAGTTTGGGGAGGCTGAAAACCGTCTGCTGATGGGCGGCTGCCGAAACAAGTGTCTCTCGGTGCTGAAGACGCTGCGGGACCGCCACCTGGAGCTGCCCGGCCAGCCGCTCAATAACTACCACATGAAGACGCTGCTGCTGTACGAGTGCGAGAAGCATCCGCGGGAAACGGACTGGGACGAGGCGTGCCTCGGAGACCGGCTCAACGGCATCCTGCTGCAGCTCATCTCCTGCCTGCAGTGCCGCCGCTGCCCCCACTACTTTCTGCCCAACCTCGACCTTTTCCAGGGCAAGCCCCACTCGGCCCTGGAAAGCGCTGCCAAGCAGACCTGGAGGTTGGCCAGGGAGATTCTCACCAATCCCAAAAGCCTGGACAAACTATAG